Below is a genomic region from Miscanthus floridulus cultivar M001 chromosome 1, ASM1932011v1, whole genome shotgun sequence.
CCAAGGtgccctgtcctcctttatatagttaggaggccagaatcatagtcgatttacaatgagagttcctagtaggattacagagtaatactactactaagattacaggagaagaatcctaattggactaggtcttcttccttcctcgcagggtatcctgtgggtcctgtaCCGATAGTAGCCTAGCTCATTATATTTCTAGAAGATCAGGAGCACATTGCCACAAGAAATGCAGATATCATAATATGGAATGCACAATGACATGACAGCAACTTATGTGTAGTGTAACAAAACTATGGCAATTATCAGTAGCAAGATGTAGTAGAAGACCAACCAAAGAGATACATATCGAACATCCCCAGGTAGAGGTAATCGTTGCCACTACCGTGCACTCGAATCCAAAACTGTCATCAGAACTTCCCAGATAACCAAGCAAAAATCTTGCTACATGGCTTCACGCGAAGGGGGGAAAGGGGGTATTGTAGGGGCAATATTTTATCACAGAGAGTAGCAGGTTACAAACTTACATTACTGAGACAATTAACAGATCGATGCAAACTGAGCTCTAAACTTACAACTGAGTTGAGGGTGCCATCCGAGCCCCCATATTTTGCAGGCAGGGGCACGCTTCTAAATATCTGATGGTTTTGTGCAAGGGCACGCTTCTAAATGTGCAGCAAACATAAGAGGGGACAAACAAAACATATAGTCAAGTCCTTTCAACTTTACCCAAAAAAGTAATATTTTTTCCCGTCTCTCTTCTGTTGAAATGAATGGAGAAAGCAATTGTAGATTCGAAGCTCGAAATCAACCCGAGCAAACATATTGCAGATTCAGAACTCTAAATCAACCCGAGCAAACACAATGCAGATAAACTACTGAGAAGAATGCTAGTGCATTTTGCTACAACGTGAGAAACCAAATCAAAATAATCAAACAAGTGGAGGAGGAGAGAAAGGGGTGGGGGCACCGGACCAGGGCAGAGCCACATCGGATCGCTGCGTCGTCGTCAATGTTGGCCGGCGTGGGAAGAGGAAGCCGCAATTAGTGAGAAGTTTTAGACTGACCAACATTGACGACACCACACCTAGCTTAGTAGACTGACCAATTCAGATCATTCAGCGACAAACTCACATTATGCCTCAATTTTACAATCCAAACCAGTCATAATGTAAATTAGGTAAAACTTCTGCTTAGGAATCATGTGCTAAAAAGGTGCATTTAGTGAGAAGTTTTAGAAACAAAATCACAATGTGACTAAGCTTTCACGTTATGTCTCACCAATTAATATCTGCCTCTAGGACTAGCAACTTGGAGTATTGGAAAATCTTCAGATTGCCAAAGGTGAGATGAGGCAAGAAACACAACAAAGGTGTTTAAAAAAAGACTATTCAATGTACAAATGTTTCTACATCCATAGTTTTTTCGTCGAAAAGCAACAAGCCCGTTTGACCTAACAATTCGGATTATTCAATCATCAAACCTCAATTATCTAATATTAATGATACACCAAAAGTAACATTGCAGTTCAAATACGCAAAACCAAGCAAGTCATCCACTAGAGTATGTAATCCAGCAGAATCCACCGTACCAAAATACCAATCTCTTACCAAGTCAAAAATAAAATTATTACACAAAATAGTCAGTGTTCTTTTATGTCCAATACACAAATCATAAATTCATAACATGTAATTCAACTAAGATATATACAAGAAGCACGACACAAAATAGCAGGATTTTGGTCCTATAGGTTGGATTACACCTGCAATTGAGATCGCAGAGCAGCATTAAGAGATCGGAGCCTTCAGAACGGATATTCTTACCCCCTTGCGATCGGACGGGCGAAGCGGCAGCTCTCGCTTGGTGACGACGTGTCCCTTGTTTATGCCAACGAAGAGACCTAACTTGGCCTGCGTCGGTGCCATGGCCGGTCTCGTGCTAGCTCCGCTGACCTGAAATGAACGCAATCGAAGAAACCAAATCGAATTAGACACAAAATGAAGCTGAGATGAAACGAATGCATTCGAAGAAACCAAATCGAATTAGACACAAAATTAAGCTGAGAGACTTGTAGCTTCGGGTGCAATTGGGATTGAAGACGGCGCTTGAGGTTACCTGAGTGGGGCGCGAGCGAAACCCTACGCCGCCGGGCCCGGATCTCGCCTCCTCCACTGCCATCGCTAGATCTACGCGGTGCCGGTGTAGGAGCCCGGCaaccctcctcgtcctcctccacggtGTCGATCCCCGCCATGGCTGCTGCCCGGACCGCTGCATCCGCGAGCGCACCTCGCCGCCCGAACCCTCCCGCCAGCGGGgatggccaccgccgccgcgaagGGGACCGCGAATGCCGCCGGGCCCGGATCTCGCCTCCTCCACCACCATCGCCGGATCTACGCGGTGCCGCCGTTCGCCAGGGACTGGTGAGGAGGGATGGCATGCCTTGGAAGCCATAGCCCTGCCCTCGCACTCGCCGCCGCAGCCACTGCCCTCGTCCTCACCTCGTCTGCTGCCGCAGCACAGAGAGAGAGATGAACAGAGCGACTGAGAGAGAGGGGCCAGGCTGGTGTGGTCCGAAGAGAATTATATGTGAAATACTGTAGTACTTCAATCATCCCTACTACtataaacattatttttctacCATTGATTTACTGTTCTACCCTCGATTACGTAAAATAAtttcaaaaatagaaaaattTCCACTTTTTTCATGTGCTGATCCGATTAATTTTAGTATGCATCCGGTGCGTATGGTCCCACCATTTAGTACGCACTTGGTTCCTCCCGGTACCTCTTAAATTGATTCCTCTTTGTTCCTTTGTCTTTTTAGCCGTCGGATCGGTCCTCATGAGCCGTCCATTTTATGACAACCATTATAAAAATTCTCACTGAgatatatatatagtagtataTATGCCATTTTATGCATATTTGCGTACTAAATAAGGAAGGAGTTTTGGAGCCTTTTGTTGATCTGCTGCTATCTAAACAGAGGATCCGCTATAATTGGTGATGGTGAGtccttttgcttttttgtaaTAGATAATGCATGTTGCAGATCAGCTCCATCTCTTGGCTCTTGGCGAATCAAGCAAGATTTAAGTGGTAAATGTGTTATGTTGTCACTACTAGTGGACGCTGTCTGTTTTGAATTTCTTTGGGTCTCCTTTATTCGGGGAAGCATGCTGTATTTCGTTGAGAACCTTCTCTCTTTTTTCACTTGATAAATGTAAGTGTATTACATTACATCTTACGTGTTGTTTGGTTCGTTGAATAATGAATAGTAATGCAAATGGAAATGAAATCCGATCAGCGTCGTATCTGTTGTCATAATGTCCAAAGCTTTGATTCCTTTATGTTTGTGTTACTGATTCTATAATCAAACAACTTAAGCCATGTTCGTTTGGGTGAtaaaccatggctgaaagtattattgactgatttattatgagagaaaaatactatttactatctgaaaaagtacgacttataaatcAAGCGAACTAGAAGCGGAGCGCGGCGAgaacggccgcccgggcgccgcctgcgcctgggctgccgatgcGTGACATCGTCATCGgcaggcggggctcggggtgtgagaagtaccatgtcgtactcatgccctagggacatgaactctaggctcccgaaccacaccaccgtgccgagacgcagcggtcgtacgaggtctgccatccggaacctgtcGGGATGATGAAACTAACACAcagagtcccctacctggcgcgccaactgtcggtgtttcggaccggggggtcctcaaccaaccagtaaatgtgaactgtgtgcccctaatcccggatggtgatgcaaagagacataaggtttatactggttcaggcaatcgatgccctatgtccagtctgagagatcgatcttgtattccttgcaccgaagtgcttgtagtagggggttacaagctaggtgagagagggagctagtcctaggtctcggcggggagtgatatgggctgcttgagacgttgctctcaggcggcaggagAGTGTGCGTGAATTGAGTGAGTGTGTTTGCCGGGTGTTATTCTTCGTCCCCCCCTCTAAATGGCctaggtcctttccttttatagttgaagggaggacaaggatagtacatgtgctaactatacggcgtcgtgcgaacagaggcggcgtgtccgagccctgtagcctgttcctgtggcggcgtggtcgtcggagtggtccgttcttggaatactggggcggcgtgtaggtcacatccgatcctgtgcgtcatgggagctccaggactGCCTCGGGGCGAGTGCGGCGGTCAGCATGCGAGTCACCGTGgactgactgtgcgcgaggccgaggcttggtcggcgCTGAGgccgcaccgcagtggggggggggtctcggtagacacgaatcccgagatagccgagaccttggtgcagagtgccgaggcccggagagagcgattgatctggtgtgctggttcgggggcggtgatgacccgggctaGGCTGCCCACatcgtgttgttttcgaggcggggatcgcggggcacaatGTAGTGCGGGCGcagatcgtgggcacagcgtcaaagTACAGTGCCCGGTAATCCCCGCTgcgccctgtctcagccggtatggcgctgatgcgacctcatgtcccgtcggccattccgcggtgtcgagccgtcgtccggctgagattgcgggagtggttgacgtattaataggacgtgacgtgctgtcgggaagaccagCCGAGGCGGGGGCTACGGTTTACGGATAAgccggcctcgcgcgagacggagattggtctccttgctgaggccttccgcaaGGGGTTTCGCGCAAGGCGGAGCTTCTGGCCGAGGCCTTCCGCAAgaggtctcgcgcgaggcggagcttcctgccgaggccttccgcaagaggtctcgcacgaggcggagctccctgccgaggccttccgcaagaggcctcgcgcgaggcggagctccttgccgaggcctttcgcaagaggtctcgcgcgaggcggagaatgcgtctccttgccgagacctcccgtgagaggcctgaggCGATGCAGAGATCCGGGTGGGCTTGGACGGGGCTGGTTATGAGCCCATGGATTTCCCTCTAACTTTGCCGTTGACGGGATTTTAGTGCCTCTCGTGGTgtgcgctcggggtaccccgtttcatGGTACCCGACAGATAGTGTGGTCACATAGCTAATACATTTGCCTTTTTTATTTGCAGGCTTTATTGTATGCTGATCCTTTTGATGTCGAAGCTCAGAAGAAAAAATGAAGCTGCAATCCGATAGGTAGGCATTACTTTTCTCAGGATAGCAAATGTTGCTTATGGCAACATTTATTTTCTTTCATATATCACTGGTAAAATGACATATGATGGACATCACTACATGAACATCTACTGTGTTAAGGAGGCTTGAACATacactaaaaataaaaaaacaaacaacaaatctGCATGCTCCATGAAGCTGTCTGCGATCTCCAGGAAGGCTGCCCCAAGAGGACCTAATATGAATTGTATGATCTTATTTTGACACTTTCAGTTTCCAAGTTGAGTATCCACGCTGGGTGAATGAAACTCCTGAGGGTGGTCCTGGAGGGTAAGCTAAGCTGCATACTTATGTTAACAAGTCATGGGTACTATACTGCTTTGTGAAATTTCGTGGACTTGTTGAGTATCCACGCTGGGTGAATGAAACTGCAAGGTGTTGTATAAGTTATTGTGAATCGATGGAACAAATGTTGTTTGTGTGTCGTGTGGATGTAACATATTAACTGTAAATTCATGGTTAAAACTGTTGTTGTTGGCTGTAACTTCGAACTCAGCATGATCATGACATGGCTGGAAGTTTAAATTTGAAATGCTAAAATCAGCATGAGCTACTGTTTACGCCATTATTTGAACTTTTAAAAATATGCTGTTGGCTGGAGGCTGGCTGTAGACTGGCAATGGCTGGCTGGTCCAGCCCCAGCCCCAACACCAGCTAGCCTATCGAATAGGCTGATAGAGAAGCTTGAAACACGGAAAACGTGATCCGTTTTTTAAAACGAAAAACATACCGTTTATCAAACGAGAaaccgatatatatatatatatatatatatatatatatatatatatatatatatatattagtagtTTATATGCCGTGCCATTTTATGCATATTTGCGTACTAAATAAGGTAGGAGTTTTGGAGCCTTTTGTTGATCTGCTGCTATCTAAACAGAGGACCCGCTATAATTGGTGATGGTGgctccttttgcttttttttaaAAGATAATGCATGTTGCAGATCAGCTCCATCTCTCGGCTCTTGTCGAATCAAGCGAGATTTATGTCCCGTTCGCTTAGCTTATAGGTCgtatttttcagtcaacgaataatatttttcttttataataaatcagtcaacaatactttTAATCATGATTTATCAGCCAAGTGAACAGGGCATTAAGGCCCCCTTCAACTTACCCAGAAAACggcactattcagcttgttttttcagccgaaacaatatttctctctcacaagaattcagccagaacagtgttttcagtcagtttcagccataATTCAGCAAGGTAAGTGGTAAATGTGTTATGTTGTCACTACTAGTGGACTCGTCTCTTTTGAATTTCTTTGGGTCGCCTTTATTCGGGGAAGCATGCTGTATTTCGTTGAGAacattctctctttttttcacttGATAAATGTAAGTGTATTACATTACATCTTACGTGTTGTTTGGTTCGTTGAATAATGAATAGTAATGCAAATGGAAATGAAATCCGATCAGCGTCGTATCTGTTGTCATAATGTCGAAAGCTTTGATTCCTTTACGTTTGTGTTACTGATTCTATAATCAAACAACTTAGTTGAACGGCAGATGCTCCCTCTACAATGTCCCGCTCGCATTTAATGGCCAGAAATCGTTAACATGAACATAACAAGCGACTGGGATACAAGATACCCCTTTGCCCCTTTGGACTTGAGCTATAATAAATATCCTTAACGTGTATACAGTAGAATATATAGTGCAAATCACGTATTGGATGGAGACATGAAAACCAATACGAAAATATACTTCAATAGTTCAATCATCTAAAAAAACTTGTAACGATGCACTTCCATAGTGCGTTTATATATGTACTTTGTTGTAGAAGATGCTATGGAAACCTAATGTAGAAAAAAATGATGCGAAAATTGGTCAAATAAGTTTTCACATTATACTTTTCATGTCATAGATGTTAGTGCTCTTTTACATAAAATTGGTTTAAGTTAAAAAAAATTCTAGAAATTAATTTATTCAGGGAGAGAGTATATCAGAGGGGCTTCGCCGGTGGAATAAAGCGAGGTCTACTACCCCGCTTCCAATTATTGCCACTGGAATTTATAAGTGATCAGTCTAATTTCAGTCACTACCACCGGATTAACGAGACAAAAAAAAGAAGTGCAAAGCAGAAATTTTATCACAAATTTTTTGAGCAAGACCAAAATTTTATTTCCTTCACGTTTTCACACCATGTATTTTACAATGTGCACATAATTAAGTATAAAAGTAAAAAGAGAAAAAGGGAGGAAAACAAATGCGTGCGAGTGATCCTCATCCGTACCTACACTATCACTGCACATAAAAGAAGTTGAAAACTACGCCATCCTTGGAGCTCTGGCACGTGTGAGTACCTCCAAAGGTTTGGCAAAAAAAGAAGTGCACTGTGTAGCACCAGTTGTGCTCTGTAGTGTTGTGCTACCTAGAGCCTTGACACCGCCATGATGTGCGCCACCGGCTGCTCCTCGCGGCGACCGCCGACCGTCGTCGAGGAGGTCGTCGTCTTCCCCTTCGGCTTCTGCGCCGGTACGGTGGGCGCCAGCTTCCGTGCCGCCTGCCGGAGCTTGACCTTCTCAACCTTTCCGAGCGCGTTCCTAGGTAGCGCTCCGACGACCTCCACCTTCTTGGGAACCATGAAGCGCGCCATGCGCTTCTTGCAGAACGCGAGCACGTCGTCCTCGCTGAGTTCGGCAGCGTTGTTCCTGGGTACGACAAAAGCGCAGGGCGTCTCGCCCCAGCGGGGGTGCGgcatcgccaccaccgccgcgtCGGCCACTGCCGGGTGGCGGAAcagcacctcctccacctccttgctGCAGATGTTCTCGCCGCCGCTGATGATCACGTCCTTTGACCGGTCCTTGATCTCGATGTAGCCGTCCTGGTGCACGACGCCAACGTCGCCGGTGAGGAACCAGCCGCCCCTGAAGGCGTTGTCGTTCGCCTCCGGGTTGTTGAGGTAGCCCTTCATGACGCTGCTGCCCCGCAGGACGATCTCCCCGACGGTCTTGCCGTCGCGGGGCACGCTGACCATGGTGTCGGCGTTCttgacgtcggcgtcggcgagggaCAGGACGCTGACCCCCTGGCGCGCCTTGAGGCGCGCGCGCTCCGGGAGCGGGAGGCGGTCCCACTGGTCCCGCCACTCGCACGCGAGCGCAGGCCCCGTCGCCTCCGTGAGGCCGTAGGCGTGCGTGACCTTGAAGCCGATCCGCTCGACGCGCTCCAGCAGCGCGGCAGGCGGCGGCGCGCCGCCGGTGAGGACGTGCACGGGGGTTTCGAGCTGCCTGGTGGCGCCGTCGCCCTCAAGGAGAATGCTGAAGACGACGGGCGCGCAGCACATGTgggtgacgcggtggcgcgcgatGGCGCGGTAGATGTCGGCGGGGCGCGCGTCGCGGATGCAGACGTTGACGCCGCCGCGCGCCGCCATGCCCCAGGTGAAGGTCCAGCCGTTGCAGTGGAACATGGGGAGCGTCCAGAGGTAGACGGCCTCGGTGGTCACCCCCCACTGCAGCAGCAGGCTGGTGGTGCTCAGGTACGCCCCGCGGTGGCTGTAGACGACGCCCTTGGGCGCGGACGTGGTGCCGGAGGTGTAGTTGAGCGTGACGGCGTCCCACTCGTCTTCGAGCGGCGGGAGCTCCGCGTCGGGGTCGCCGTGCGCGACAAGCGCCTCGTACTCGAGCTCTCCGAGGCGGGCCCCCGTGGGCGAGTCAATGTCGTCGATGACGGCGACGAGCGGGACGGCGGGAGTGCCGTCGGCGGCGAGGAGGCGAAGCGCGTCGCTGGCGAGGCGCACGTAGTCGTAGTCGACAAAGAAGAGCTTTGCCCCCGAGTGGCGCAGGATGGTGGCGACGGCGCCGGCGTCGAGGCGCGTGTTGATGGTGTTGAGCACGGCGCCGGCCATGGGCACGGCGAAGTGCATCTCGTACATGGCCGGCACGTTGGGCGCGAGCACGGAGACGACGTCGCCCCTGCGGACGCCGAGGGACAGCAGCTCGGACGCGAGGCGGCGGCAGCGCTGGTACGTCTGGCTCCAGGTGAAGCGGACGCGTCCGTAGATGACGGACGCGCGGTCGCCGTAGACGGCATTGGCGCGCGGCAGGAACCCCACGGGGCTCAGCGGCACGTAGTTGGCCGGGCGCTTGGGGAGCTGGTCCATGGCTAGCTCGTCACTCGCTCGCTGCTCAGCGTGCACCGTGcaaggaggaggacgaggggagATGGAGGATGTGTGTGGTGACGGCTGAGGCGAGGTGAGAGGTGGTGAGGGGAGTGAGCTGCTGGCACGGCCGTGGCGGATGCCGGACGGGTGGTTTATATATAGGCCGGCCCGGGCAGTGCGAGGCGCGTTGGAAGGGGGGCCCAGCTCTCCTGCCCCTACTGCAGTGGGTGTAGTACACGGTTGTCTGTCTGGGAGAAAACGGAGATTTCCGGGGGCGGGGAGGCCCATTACAAGGAAAATGAAGTGAAAACGCGGCGTCTTGACCACATATGTTCCTTGCCTCCTGGCTCCTGCGCACGATTTTTCACACTCCACCTGTAGCGATCCTACCCGCTTGTTATTGCACTCGTTCGATCGGTGGGCCGGGGAGGCGACCTGTCCCCCGTTGCTGTTGCTGGTGCGGTTTTGGGGTTGGGTTGGGTTCCCGGCAAAGAGCAGAGCCACAGAGGAGACGGCAAATCGACGTGCCATGGCCCGtcgagagagcttgtggcgagcGCAAAACCCATCGACCATCGGCCGTTGAATAACTTGAATTAGAGCCACGCGATTGGTTTCATGCGCGCTACCAGGATTGACAGATAGTGCTGGTACACTGGGATGATAATCTTCAGTTGCTTTCGAATGGATTGCATGGTTCTAAGGGCTTGTTTGATGCAAGAGATAATTGCTAGTTAAAATTACGTCTAGTGCATTTAAACATGAGAGCTAATACGTGGACTAGTTTTTAGATAAGtcttcaactagttgttagccaattAGCTAGCAACCATGGCTGATTTGAACTAATTTTAGCATAACTAGCCATGTGTATCCAAAACCGGTGATGAAGAAACGTCTACGAGACTTGGCGCTTGCCCTTGTCTCCACGTCAATCGACAACATGGCAGGAATTGACTTAAGTGGATGCAACTCTCGCTGAAAGGTCGTCCCGCCTTAGCCGTAACAAACAAAATTATTGTAGGCCAAGTAATTGTGAGGCTAGAAAACTAAAAGGCATGTTTAGATTCTCAGGTGTAAGATTTTATTGGCTAAAGTATAGAACTAAAGTTTAGTTCTGGTTCAATAAAAGGACTTTTGTACCCCTGAAATTTCGTTGCCATGAAACTATCATGGCCGTGAGACATGCTACTTCCATCAACCATGGCCGTGACACGCAAGTTAGAAGTTCTATCAAGTTGTTTTGTCCATAAAAGAATTAGAACCTTTTGCCAATGGGATCCGTCAGAGGAAGGCGGGGAAGGGCACGACGTCGCTGCTTCTTGAATCCTCGGCACGGCGTGGCTGCACGGCTTCTTCGATCCTCAGCACGGTGCCATTGATTCTTCAATCTTTGGCGGTGGTGGCATGCGCGGCAGGGGGCGGCAGTGGGAAGGCTGGGCAGGAGGGGTGACCGTGGGATAGTCAAGGCACAGCGGGTTCAGTGGCCGATGACGGGGGCGTTGGAAGCCGCCCGATGCATTTCGCGAATTGCGCGGGAGCCGGGTGGAAGAAATATTTCGCAGGGCAAAAGAATCTTTTGCTTGTGGAAGGAGCCGGGAGAAACCAAAACTTTGGaccattttagctctgttttgtGGTCTAATGGTCTAAAGTGCATTTAAAGGGATGGCTAAAGTTCAGATCCAACTTTAAGCTACTTGTTGGAGATTTAAAATCTAAATTTTAGTGACTAAacgcactactagagaacagactttagaatgatgtcctaatttggcattagcctcgacattttttgcccccaggactaaaggaccttttagtcccggttcgtaataccaaccgggactaaaggtccctaaaCAACGGTCGTCcccggggcagggatctttagtcctggctagtattaccaaccgggactaaaggtactaaagatttacctttagtcccggtttaggtgatgccccgggaataaagattaatctttagtcccggtttggccccctaaccgggactaattatcccggcctataatcagctcatttcttcctccccgagcccgagccattccattcaaactcactgcctctgttcttcagcttgctgttgttcttgctctctccccctccattggtgttgctcttcgattttggaggtaacaaacttaatcctcttatgttttatcagtagcttatctcattttgcgatgtagatgcatgtgtaactttatatgttggactttattatgattttatatgtcatttttagctcaaaatcacatgatgatttgcatatatgtttggataaacaaaagttaaattagttcatcaaaatcacgcctcgctcgtcctcgctggagcacgcgccatcctcgtccccggtggcttacgtgatcttagaattaatttttcatgaaatgaaaaacttagaaaattgttagaaaattgtagaaaatccgtactagttgaacttgcggaccgtgttcagctcggcaagcatgttctctgccgagcggtaacggacgtcaagg
It encodes:
- the LOC136508735 gene encoding trans-cinnamate:CoA ligase, peroxisomal-like, whose amino-acid sequence is MDQLPKRPANYVPLSPVGFLPRANAVYGDRASVIYGRVRFTWSQTYQRCRRLASELLSLGVRRGDVVSVLAPNVPAMYEMHFAVPMAGAVLNTINTRLDAGAVATILRHSGAKLFFVDYDYVRLASDALRLLAADGTPAVPLVAVIDDIDSPTGARLGELEYEALVAHGDPDAELPPLEDEWDAVTLNYTSGTTSAPKGVVYSHRGAYLSTTSLLLQWGVTTEAVYLWTLPMFHCNGWTFTWGMAARGGVNVCIRDARPADIYRAIARHRVTHMCCAPVVFSILLEGDGATRQLETPVHVLTGGAPPPAALLERVERIGFKVTHAYGLTEATGPALACEWRDQWDRLPLPERARLKARQGVSVLSLADADVKNADTMVSVPRDGKTVGEIVLRGSSVMKGYLNNPEANDNAFRGGWFLTGDVGVVHQDGYIEIKDRSKDVIISGGENICSKEVEEVLFRHPAVADAAVVAMPHPRWGETPCAFVVPRNNAAELSEDDVLAFCKKRMARFMVPKKVEVVGALPRNALGKVEKVKLRQAARKLAPTVPAQKPKGKTTTSSTTVGGRREEQPVAHIMAVSRL